Proteins from a genomic interval of Macrobrachium nipponense isolate FS-2020 chromosome 33, ASM1510439v2, whole genome shotgun sequence:
- the LOC135202881 gene encoding uncharacterized protein K02A2.6-like, which produces MEEVPLYVVQGNGPALFGRDWLHFAKFEWKKLAVNHLHSGILKTSKLEELLRKYGDVFDGELGTAKNIKAHIHVRKDAKPIFYKARTVPYAIRDAVNAELKRLELEGIIEKVDYSEWAAPIVPVSKDNGSNRICGDFKVTINRYVENPEHPMPNPDELYQRLNGGKTFSKLDLSQAYQQVELDEESRKYVTINTPLDEEGIHMTEDTIAAVTEAPRPESRSEMQSFLGLITNHCHTHSGTQARAFQVRCSCKNTTLGAIQLAAYDYDIELRRSSDNGNADALSRLPLPDCDSDASDKHVNWTQEATEFNRHQVNSLPVTAKSVAKETLHDAVLARALYYTRNGWPDSEDIAQELKPFHSRQREFSIEEGCLLWGARVEYRRDIGFKILEELHGGHLGIVRIQRIMLACMCGGRISIKILKTLCKGGLCLSGTQTNADSC; this is translated from the exons ATGGAGGAAGTGCCATTGTATGTGGTACAGGGGAATGGACCTGCCTTATTCGGTAGGGACTGGCTGCATTTTGCGAAATTTGAGTGGAAAAAGTTagctgtaaatcatctgcattctGGTATTCTGAAAACCTCAAAGTTAGAAGAACTGTTAAGGAAATATGGTGATGTCTTTGATGGTGAACTGGGTACAGCCAAGAATATAAAGGCTCATATTCATGTGAGAAAGGATGCAAAACCAATCTTTTATAAAGCGAGGACAGTTCCTTATGCAATCAGGGATGCTGTGAATGCAGAACTTAAAAGACTAGAATTGGAAGGAATTATTGAGAAAGTTGACTATAGTGAGTGGGCGGCACCGATAGTGCCCGTTTCAAAAGACAATGGTTCTAATAGGATCTGTGGTGACTTCAAGGTCACCATAAATCGTTATGTGGAAAACCCTGAACATCCAATGCCAAATCCAGATGAACTATACCAGCGACTGAACGGTGGAAAAACTTTCTCAAAGTTAGATTTATCGCAAGCTTACCAGCAAGTGGAATTAGATGAGGAATCTAGGAAATATGTCACGATTAACACACCACTTG ATGAAGAGGGTATTCATATGACGGAAGATACCATTGCAGCAGTCACGGAGGCACCAAGGCCAGAATCAAGGTCTGAAATGCAATCCTTCCTGGGGCTG ATAACAAACCACTGTCATACACATTCTGGGACCCAAGCAAGAGCATTCCAGGTCCGTTGCAGCTGCAAGAATACAACGCTGGGGGCTATACAGTTAGCAGCTTATGATTATGACATTGAATTACGTCGTTCAAGTGACAATGGAAATGCTGATGCACTCTCACGGTTGCCTTTACCAGATTGTGACTCCGATGCATCAGATAAGCATGTAAACTGGACACAAGAAGCAACTGAATTTAACAGGCACCAGGTGAACTCTCTTCCTGTAACTGCGAAATCTGTTGCAAAGGAAACTTTGCATGATGCTGTACTGGCTAGAGCTTTATATTATACACGAAATGGATGGCCAGACTCTGAGGACATAGCACAGGAACTGAAACCCTTCCATAGCCGTCAGCGTGAGTTTTCAATTGAAGAGGGATGTCTTCTATGGGGTGCCAGGGTGGAATACCGTCGAGATATAGGATTCAAAATCTTAGAAGAGCTACATGGTGGACATCTGGGGATTGTTAGGATTCAAAGGATTATGCTCGCTTGCATGTGTGGTGGCCGAATATCGATCAAGATATTGAAAACACTGTGCAAGGGTGGGCTCTGCTTGTCAGGTACTCAGACCAATGCCGACTCGTGCTGA